The following coding sequences are from one Ammospiza nelsoni isolate bAmmNel1 chromosome 5, bAmmNel1.pri, whole genome shotgun sequence window:
- the FMC1 gene encoding protein FMC1 homolog: protein MAALGAPLRTLRALLRELRHAAGRSYRDSPAYRHVLAGFRAHRVTSEKLCRAQQELHFQAATYLCLLRSVREHEALHREYHGRGERSPQEVAGLVGFRLPQQPGGKG from the exons ATGGCGGCGCTGGGAGCCCCGCTACGCACCCTGCGCGCGCTCCTGCGCGAGCTGCGCCACGCCGCCGGCCGCTCCTATCGCGACAGCCCCGCCTATCGGCACGTGCTCGCGGGCTTCCGCGCGCACCGG GTGACCAGCGAGAAGCTGTGCCgggcccagcaggagctgcacttcCAGGCCGCCACCTACCTGTGCCTGCTGCGCAGCGTCCGGGAGCACGAGGCCCTGCACCGCGAGTACCACGGCAGGGGAGAGCGCTCGCCGCAGGAGGTCGCCGGGCTCGTGGGCTTCAGACTGCCGCAGCAGCCgggagggaagggctga